In one Achromobacter spanius genomic region, the following are encoded:
- a CDS encoding TAXI family TRAP transporter solute-binding subunit — protein MTTSVKHPLGHRNAWTLAAAGLATALLSTAPAPAAAQQKFVSIGTGGVTGVYYAAGGAICRLVNKDRASHGIRCSVESTGGSVFNANTIKAGELDLGVVQSDVGFNAYNGEGQFKQAGPFTKLRSVFSIHPEPFTVVTRKDANIKTFEDLKGKRFNVGNPGSGTRASMEELLATMGWTMKDFALASELRPDEHGSAVCDGKIDGFFYGVGHPSANIQDPTTSCGAKLVSLTGPAVDTLVKKYPYYAYATIPGGLYPNNPNETKTYGVTATFVTSADVPNATVYTVVKAVFDNFDDFKKLHPAFANLKPADMVKNGLSAPLHPGAEKYFKEKGLL, from the coding sequence ATGACCACGTCCGTCAAACACCCATTGGGCCATCGCAACGCCTGGACGCTCGCCGCGGCGGGCCTTGCCACGGCTTTGCTGTCCACGGCGCCGGCACCCGCCGCCGCCCAACAGAAGTTCGTCAGTATCGGCACGGGAGGCGTCACGGGCGTCTACTACGCCGCGGGCGGCGCCATCTGCCGCCTGGTGAACAAGGACCGGGCCTCGCATGGCATCCGTTGTTCGGTTGAATCCACCGGGGGATCGGTCTTCAACGCCAACACCATCAAGGCCGGCGAACTGGATCTGGGCGTCGTGCAGTCCGACGTCGGCTTCAATGCCTACAACGGCGAAGGGCAGTTCAAGCAGGCGGGCCCGTTCACCAAGCTGCGCTCGGTATTTTCGATCCACCCCGAACCGTTCACGGTCGTGACGCGCAAGGACGCGAACATCAAGACCTTTGAAGACCTGAAGGGCAAGCGCTTCAACGTCGGCAACCCGGGCTCTGGCACGCGCGCGTCGATGGAAGAACTGCTGGCCACGATGGGCTGGACGATGAAGGACTTTGCGCTGGCGTCGGAATTGCGCCCGGACGAGCACGGCTCGGCGGTTTGCGATGGCAAGATCGACGGCTTCTTCTACGGCGTCGGCCACCCTTCGGCAAACATCCAGGACCCCACCACCAGTTGCGGCGCGAAACTGGTGTCACTGACCGGCCCGGCGGTGGACACGCTGGTCAAGAAGTACCCCTACTACGCCTACGCCACCATTCCGGGCGGCCTGTATCCGAACAACCCCAACGAGACCAAGACGTACGGCGTAACCGCCACGTTTGTGACGTCGGCCGACGTGCCGAATGCCACCGTCTACACCGTGGTCAAGGCGGTGTTCGACAACTTCGACGACTTCAAGAAACTGCATCCGGCATTCGCCAACCTGAAGCCCGCCGACATGGTGAAGAACGGCTTGTCGGCCCCCTTGCATCCGGGCGCTGAAAAGTACTTCAAGGAAAAAGGGCTGCTTTAA
- a CDS encoding MurR/RpiR family transcriptional regulator, whose translation MSLPSHLIPTLQEKLEDLPPELQRAAHWVVAHPAEVGLWSMRRQAQALGVAPATMLRLARALGYASYEAFRQPFQQALAGQSQGKPGLRDRAAALQAAAGVPASNPTAPGHDVLTDYQIQAVSSVCALNPAAAFDAAVQTLLNARQVGFLGTRSAFGIAFQMRYAYQLVRRNSVLIDGLGGAPAEQADNLDAGDALIVISQAPYPTVTVQLARQAAKRGVALIALTDDPLSPLAVEARHTLRFAPPDRDGVRAQPARQGPGSFFHTTAGLLGLAEHLIARLTARGGADVLNRLTEVEERLHADKVYWSAPASRRPA comes from the coding sequence ATGTCCCTGCCTTCCCACCTGATCCCGACTCTGCAAGAAAAGCTGGAGGATCTGCCCCCGGAATTGCAACGCGCGGCCCATTGGGTGGTGGCGCATCCCGCAGAGGTCGGCCTATGGTCCATGCGGCGGCAGGCGCAGGCGCTGGGCGTGGCGCCCGCGACCATGTTGCGGCTGGCGCGGGCCTTGGGCTATGCCAGCTATGAAGCATTTCGTCAGCCTTTTCAACAAGCCCTTGCCGGCCAGAGTCAGGGCAAACCCGGTCTGCGAGACCGAGCTGCCGCCTTACAGGCTGCCGCGGGCGTCCCCGCCAGCAACCCCACCGCTCCCGGCCATGACGTGTTGACGGACTACCAGATACAGGCCGTGAGTTCGGTGTGCGCGCTGAATCCGGCCGCGGCATTTGATGCAGCGGTCCAGACCCTGCTGAACGCGCGCCAGGTCGGTTTCCTGGGGACCCGTTCGGCGTTTGGGATTGCCTTCCAGATGCGCTATGCCTACCAACTGGTACGCCGCAACAGCGTGCTGATTGATGGCTTGGGCGGGGCGCCCGCCGAGCAGGCCGACAACCTGGACGCTGGCGACGCGCTGATCGTCATTTCCCAAGCCCCCTACCCCACCGTCACCGTGCAACTGGCCCGCCAGGCCGCGAAGCGCGGCGTCGCGCTGATTGCGCTGACCGACGACCCGCTGTCGCCCTTGGCGGTGGAAGCCCGCCACACGCTGCGGTTCGCCCCTCCTGACCGCGACGGCGTCCGAGCCCAGCCCGCGCGCCAGGGCCCCGGCTCGTTCTTCCATACCACCGCCGGCCTCTTGGGCCTGGCCGAGCACCTGATTGCCCGCCTGACCGCCCGTGGCGGCGCCGACGTACTGAACCGCCTGACCGAAGTCGAAGAGCGCCTGCACGCCGACAAGGTCTATTGGAGTGCGCCGGCCTCGCGGCGGCCCGCCTGA
- a CDS encoding DUF418 domain-containing protein: MDISTHPGLAPPSSGRLAHVDALRGFALFGILIVNIGVFSSPFYGAGVADPVYSRPLDLGVRWLIAWLFETKFYLLFSFLFGYSFTLQMAAAERGQVAFAPRFLRRLAGLAVLGLAHAVLFYQGDILVTYALLGLGLLGCRSMAPQRALHVALWLIVLTASVWALLGWLSFLDPVPAGYLAQYKAQALAAIEAYRGDIGTTIAQHIHELTTSVWFMVLFVQGPFVFAMFLVGYALGRRNALADPWARPGVLWLVCALGLLPGLAGSALYATSSLPFAGAAWELPGLAADLLTAPLLSMSYAALFLLALRTRVLGRALMWMAPAGRMALSNYLMQSVICAFLFTGWGLRLFASVSPLATVGIAVAIFAAQLPWSAWWLRHHAYGPVEWLLRALTIGALPPWRRTPAG, translated from the coding sequence ATGGACATATCCACGCACCCAGGGCTCGCGCCGCCCTCATCGGGGCGCCTGGCGCATGTGGACGCGCTGCGCGGCTTTGCGCTCTTTGGCATCCTGATCGTGAATATCGGCGTGTTCTCGTCGCCGTTCTATGGCGCGGGCGTGGCCGACCCCGTCTATTCGCGTCCGTTGGATCTGGGCGTGCGCTGGCTTATCGCTTGGCTCTTCGAGACCAAGTTCTACCTGCTGTTCTCGTTTCTGTTCGGGTACAGCTTCACCTTGCAGATGGCGGCGGCCGAGCGCGGCCAAGTCGCCTTTGCGCCGCGATTCCTGCGTCGCCTGGCCGGGCTGGCCGTGTTGGGCTTGGCGCACGCCGTGCTGTTCTACCAGGGCGACATTCTGGTGACCTATGCGCTGCTGGGACTGGGCTTGCTGGGATGCCGGTCCATGGCGCCGCAACGCGCATTGCATGTGGCGTTGTGGCTGATCGTGCTGACGGCGTCGGTGTGGGCGCTGCTGGGTTGGCTCAGCTTCCTGGACCCCGTGCCAGCGGGCTATCTGGCGCAATACAAGGCGCAGGCGCTGGCGGCCATCGAGGCCTATCGCGGCGACATCGGCACTACGATCGCGCAGCACATCCATGAACTGACCACCTCCGTCTGGTTCATGGTCTTGTTCGTGCAAGGCCCGTTCGTCTTTGCCATGTTCCTGGTCGGCTACGCGCTGGGCCGGCGCAATGCGTTGGCGGACCCCTGGGCGCGGCCGGGCGTGTTGTGGCTGGTGTGTGCGCTGGGCCTGCTACCCGGCCTGGCCGGATCGGCGCTGTACGCTACGTCGTCCCTGCCATTTGCCGGCGCGGCCTGGGAGCTGCCCGGGCTGGCCGCTGACCTCTTGACGGCGCCGTTGCTCAGCATGTCGTATGCGGCTCTTTTCTTGCTGGCGCTGCGCACGCGGGTGCTTGGGCGCGCGTTGATGTGGATGGCGCCCGCCGGGCGGATGGCGCTAAGCAACTACCTGATGCAGTCCGTCATCTGCGCCTTTCTGTTCACCGGCTGGGGCCTGCGCCTGTTCGCATCGGTGTCGCCCCTGGCGACCGTCGGCATCGCGGTGGCGATCTTCGCGGCGCAGTTGCCATGGTCCGCATGGTGGTTGCGGCACCATGCCTACGGGCCGGTGGAATGGTTGCTGCGCGCGCTGACCATCGGGGCCTTGCCGCCCTGGCGGCGGACCCCCGCAGGCTGA
- a CDS encoding MarR family winged helix-turn-helix transcriptional regulator, producing MTNPVNTDSTQQYDLRILRALRRITRSIALHSRQLSAVSHITAPQLMCLRTVMANGPMTATAISREMHVSPSTVVGILDRLEDKGLIRRERGREDRRIVFVTATDAGRELAQGAPSPLQKHLADALNALPELEQATITLSLERIVALMEQEGQAVAAEPLGDVSSPILEVPTGGAPPESGIVA from the coding sequence ATGACCAACCCCGTGAACACTGATTCCACCCAGCAGTACGATCTGCGCATTTTGCGAGCCCTGCGCCGTATTACGCGATCGATCGCACTGCACTCGCGTCAGTTGTCCGCGGTCAGCCATATCACCGCGCCGCAGTTGATGTGCTTGCGCACGGTGATGGCCAACGGCCCGATGACGGCCACGGCCATCAGCCGCGAAATGCACGTGAGCCCCAGCACGGTGGTCGGCATTCTGGATCGTCTGGAAGACAAGGGTTTGATCCGCCGTGAACGCGGCCGCGAAGATCGCCGCATTGTTTTCGTCACCGCTACCGACGCGGGACGCGAACTGGCGCAAGGCGCACCATCGCCTTTGCAGAAACATTTGGCCGACGCATTGAACGCGTTGCCCGAACTTGAACAGGCCACCATCACGCTGTCGCTGGAACGCATCGTGGCGCTGATGGAGCAAGAGGGCCAGGCAGTCGCCGCGGAACCGCTCGGCGATGTTTCGTCGCCCATCCTAGAAGTGCCCACGGGCGGGGCACCCCCAGAATCAGGAATCGTTGCATGA
- the ectA gene encoding diaminobutyrate acetyltransferase — MKKNELDTPTLSSAVAPAVRAQTHTMRLPTRKDGAAIHHLISECPPLDLNSLYAYLLLGEHFSDTCVLAESAGGRIDGFISAYVIPTRPDVLFVWQVAVHARARGHRLGRAMLRELLQRKGLEHVRYLETTVGPDNQASRRSFTGLAGELGAHVSEQPFFDRQLFGGADHDDEMLLRIGPFALPAP; from the coding sequence ATGAAGAAAAACGAACTGGATACACCTACTCTCTCAAGTGCCGTGGCGCCGGCGGTTCGCGCGCAGACCCATACGATGCGTCTGCCCACCCGCAAAGACGGCGCCGCCATTCACCACCTCATTTCCGAGTGCCCGCCACTCGACCTGAATTCCCTCTACGCCTACTTGCTCCTTGGTGAGCATTTCAGCGACACCTGCGTCCTTGCCGAAAGTGCCGGCGGACGTATCGACGGTTTTATCTCCGCTTACGTGATCCCGACCCGACCCGACGTGTTGTTCGTCTGGCAGGTTGCGGTGCACGCCCGCGCACGCGGCCATCGCTTGGGCCGCGCCATGCTTCGCGAACTCCTGCAACGCAAGGGGCTCGAGCATGTTCGATATCTTGAAACCACAGTGGGGCCTGACAACCAGGCATCGCGCCGCAGCTTTACCGGCCTGGCCGGCGAACTGGGCGCTCACGTTTCCGAGCAGCCGTTCTTCGACCGGCAATTGTTTGGCGGCGCGGACCATGACGACGAGATGTTGTTGAGGATAGGCCCGTTCGCATTGCCCGCCCCTTAG
- a CDS encoding TRAP transporter permease: protein MTKAPHTSAPDLEQLVADVDRGGRNAGGIAGATLAAGALAWSFFQLWYASPLPFSFNWGIFNDTEARALHLGVAMFLGYLAYPARKRSPRDRMPWFDWVLALAAGFCGSYLYVFYNELAGRPGQPTPMDVGTAVVGLALLLEVTRRALGLPMTVLGLVFVAYALAGPWLPDVLAHRGASLERLMSHMWLTTEGVYGVALGVSVSYIFIFVLLGSLLDKCGAGNYMMQVSFALLGHLRGGPAKVAVMSSAVNGLVSASSVANVVTGGIFTIPLMKKAGYGGVRAGAIETASSVNGQIMPPVMGAAAFLMIEYVGIPYTDIIRHALLPASISYIALFYIVHLEALKLGIQPMMAAGPSRTPLQKLAGWGMGISGTLLVMGAAYWIGTGVQAVTGAAAIWVLLALLAALYVWLLRIAAAHPDLPQDIDINHPVRPQPWPTVRAGLYFLIPIGILVWCLSVEELSAGLSAFWAAMAMLFQMVTQRPLIARFRKQDAAPAWRQGWHDAIGGLQDGARNMIGIAIACGTAGLIVGAITLTGLGLRMTAFVELVSMGNVLLMLVFTALVCLVLGLGMPTTANYILMATLMAPVVVELGAQSGLVIPLIAVHMFVFYYGIMADITPPVGLATFAAAAISGEDPIKTGIQGVTYAARTAILPFMFVFNPALLLIDVNYGWELALVVAGATLASLTFAAATMRWFRTRCTWAEVGVLLLVTFMLFRPDWFMDHFAPQYESRPATEMQAIAAAMPDNGRLTVVLRGINLEGDELTKTVAVALPALKTGADAPDAGRRRLAEAGLTLMSLGDQTQIGGVRFGSRTQRSGWEQGWDVVEVKAPNPRRWSDYWVYLPAVLLLAALWMRQRRRDGGAAVGRLRARAV from the coding sequence ATGACCAAAGCGCCGCACACGTCGGCCCCAGACCTGGAACAGCTTGTCGCTGATGTCGACCGCGGCGGCCGCAACGCGGGCGGGATCGCCGGCGCCACGTTGGCCGCGGGCGCGCTGGCGTGGTCGTTCTTCCAGCTCTGGTACGCATCGCCGCTGCCTTTCTCGTTCAACTGGGGCATCTTCAACGACACCGAAGCGCGCGCCCTGCATCTGGGCGTGGCCATGTTCCTGGGGTATCTGGCCTACCCGGCCCGCAAACGCTCACCGCGTGACCGCATGCCCTGGTTTGACTGGGTGCTGGCCTTGGCGGCTGGCTTTTGCGGCAGCTATCTCTATGTTTTCTATAACGAACTGGCGGGCCGCCCCGGCCAGCCCACGCCCATGGACGTGGGCACCGCCGTCGTGGGCCTGGCGCTGCTGCTGGAAGTGACGCGCCGCGCGCTTGGCCTGCCCATGACCGTGCTGGGCCTGGTGTTCGTGGCCTACGCGCTGGCCGGCCCCTGGCTGCCCGACGTGCTGGCGCACCGAGGGGCGTCGCTGGAACGCCTGATGTCACACATGTGGCTGACCACAGAAGGCGTGTATGGCGTGGCGCTGGGCGTATCCGTGTCCTACATCTTCATCTTCGTGCTGCTCGGTTCGTTGCTGGACAAGTGCGGCGCGGGCAACTACATGATGCAGGTCTCGTTCGCGCTGCTGGGCCACCTGCGCGGCGGGCCGGCCAAGGTGGCGGTGATGTCCTCGGCCGTGAACGGGCTGGTGTCCGCATCGTCGGTGGCCAATGTGGTCACCGGCGGCATCTTCACCATTCCGCTCATGAAGAAGGCCGGATACGGCGGCGTGCGGGCGGGCGCGATTGAGACGGCGTCTTCGGTCAACGGCCAGATCATGCCGCCCGTGATGGGCGCGGCGGCGTTCCTGATGATCGAGTACGTGGGAATTCCGTACACCGACATCATCCGCCACGCCCTTTTGCCCGCGTCGATTTCGTACATTGCGCTGTTCTACATCGTCCATCTGGAAGCGCTGAAGCTGGGCATCCAGCCCATGATGGCGGCAGGCCCGTCGCGCACACCGCTGCAAAAGCTGGCGGGCTGGGGCATGGGCATCAGCGGCACGCTGCTGGTGATGGGCGCGGCTTACTGGATAGGTACCGGCGTACAGGCCGTGACGGGCGCGGCCGCCATCTGGGTGTTGCTGGCGCTGCTGGCAGCGCTGTACGTGTGGCTGCTGCGCATTGCTGCCGCCCATCCCGACCTGCCGCAAGACATCGACATCAATCACCCCGTGCGCCCGCAGCCCTGGCCCACGGTACGCGCGGGGCTGTATTTCCTGATCCCCATCGGCATTCTTGTGTGGTGCCTGAGCGTGGAAGAGCTGTCCGCCGGGCTATCGGCCTTTTGGGCCGCCATGGCCATGCTGTTCCAGATGGTCACGCAACGGCCGCTGATCGCCCGGTTCCGCAAACAGGACGCGGCTCCTGCTTGGCGGCAAGGTTGGCACGACGCCATCGGCGGCCTGCAGGACGGCGCGCGCAACATGATCGGCATCGCGATTGCCTGCGGCACCGCCGGCCTGATCGTGGGCGCCATCACGTTGACCGGCCTGGGCCTGCGCATGACTGCCTTCGTGGAGCTGGTGTCGATGGGCAATGTGCTGTTGATGCTGGTCTTCACCGCGCTGGTCTGCCTGGTGTTGGGGCTGGGCATGCCCACCACGGCCAACTACATCCTGATGGCAACGCTGATGGCGCCCGTCGTGGTGGAGTTGGGCGCTCAAAGCGGCCTGGTGATCCCGCTGATTGCCGTGCACATGTTCGTGTTCTATTACGGCATCATGGCCGACATCACCCCACCCGTGGGCTTGGCAACCTTTGCCGCCGCGGCCATCTCTGGCGAAGACCCGATCAAGACCGGCATCCAGGGCGTGACCTACGCCGCGCGCACCGCCATCCTGCCGTTCATGTTCGTGTTCAACCCCGCGCTACTGTTGATCGACGTCAACTACGGCTGGGAACTGGCGCTGGTGGTGGCAGGCGCCACCTTGGCGTCGCTGACGTTCGCCGCGGCCACCATGCGGTGGTTCCGCACGCGCTGCACGTGGGCCGAAGTGGGCGTGCTGCTGCTGGTCACCTTCATGCTGTTCCGCCCCGACTGGTTCATGGACCACTTCGCGCCGCAGTACGAAAGCCGCCCGGCCACCGAGATGCAGGCGATTGCCGCCGCCATGCCCGACAACGGCCGCCTGACCGTGGTACTGCGCGGCATCAATCTGGAGGGCGATGAACTGACCAAGACGGTCGCGGTGGCGTTGCCCGCTCTGAAGACAGGGGCCGACGCGCCCGACGCGGGCCGCCGCCGTCTGGCGGAAGCCGGGCTGACGCTGATGAGCCTGGGCGACCAAACCCAGATTGGCGGCGTGCGCTTTGGCAGCCGCACTCAACGTTCCGGCTGGGAACAAGGCTGGGACGTCGTCGAAGTGAAGGCGCCGAACCCGCGGCGCTGGTCGGATTACTGGGTCTACCTGCCGGCGGTGTTGTTGCTGGCGGCCCTGTGGATGCGGCAGCGCCGGCGCGATGGCGGCGCGGCGGTGGGCCGCTTGCGCGCCCGTGCGGTGTGA
- the parC gene encoding DNA topoisomerase IV subunit A yields MTDSNQPGLFDPTPPDGDGDANAAITLARYAEQAYLDYAVSVVRGRALPDVGDGQKPVQRRILFAMQAMGLAAGAKPVKSARVVGDVLGKYHPHGDQAAYDAMVRMAQDFSLRYPLIDGQGNFGSRDGDNAAAMRYTEARLTPIAKLLLDELDEGTVDFVPNYDGSQEEPQMLPARLPVMLLNGASGIAVGMATEIPSHNLREVAQACVALIKQPQLPDAELHAMIPGPDFAGGGQIITPAADIAQIYGGGRGSLKVRARWTFEEMARGQWQLVITELPPGTSGQKVLEEIEEITNPKIKSGKKSLTPEQTQAKAVMLNLLDAVRDESGKDAAVRLVFEPKTSRVDRDEFVNTLLAQTSMESSSSINLVCIGTDGRPRQKGLRDILVEWVAFRTNTVVRRTRFRLDKVTDRIHVLEGRMLVYLNVDEVIQTIRESDEPRAALMERFKLSERQAEDILEMRLRQLARLEGFKIEQELADKRKDQISLQELLDNPTTLKRLLIKEIEADAKQYGDDRRTLIETAERAVLETKVLDEPVTVIVSQKGWLRARQGHGHDAAQFTFKQGDDLYGAFECRTTDTLIAMGDNGRVYSVPVAGLPSARGDGQPVTTMIDLESGTRIVHTIAASPDSRWLLATRGGYGFAAKLSDMVSRQRAGKQFITLEAGDEMLRPVPLFVGATQLALLSAKGKFLVFGLDECKSLSGGGRGTILMGLDASDKLDQTVPIGARGLRATGIYRNKLTEDILAGDALAPYVGKRARKGRQLDVRPKQPVLSPVLG; encoded by the coding sequence ATGACCGACAGCAATCAACCCGGCCTGTTCGACCCCACCCCGCCCGATGGCGACGGCGATGCCAATGCCGCCATCACGCTGGCGCGCTACGCGGAACAGGCTTACCTGGACTACGCGGTCTCCGTCGTGCGCGGCCGTGCCTTGCCCGACGTGGGTGACGGGCAAAAGCCCGTGCAACGCCGCATCCTGTTCGCCATGCAGGCGATGGGGCTGGCCGCTGGCGCCAAGCCGGTGAAGTCCGCGCGCGTCGTGGGCGACGTGCTGGGTAAATACCACCCGCACGGCGACCAGGCTGCCTACGACGCCATGGTCCGCATGGCGCAGGACTTTTCGCTGCGCTATCCGCTGATCGATGGCCAGGGCAACTTCGGTTCGCGCGACGGCGACAACGCCGCCGCCATGCGATACACCGAAGCGCGCCTGACGCCCATTGCCAAGCTGCTGCTGGATGAGCTGGACGAAGGCACGGTCGATTTCGTGCCCAACTATGACGGCAGCCAGGAAGAGCCGCAGATGCTGCCCGCGCGCTTGCCGGTGATGCTGCTGAACGGCGCTTCCGGCATTGCGGTCGGCATGGCTACCGAGATTCCGTCGCACAACCTGCGTGAAGTGGCGCAAGCCTGCGTGGCGCTGATCAAGCAGCCGCAACTGCCGGACGCCGAACTGCACGCCATGATCCCGGGGCCGGACTTTGCCGGCGGTGGCCAGATCATCACGCCCGCAGCCGACATTGCGCAAATCTACGGCGGTGGCCGTGGCTCGCTGAAGGTGCGCGCGCGTTGGACGTTCGAAGAAATGGCGCGCGGCCAATGGCAACTGGTGATCACGGAACTGCCGCCGGGCACCTCGGGCCAGAAGGTGCTGGAAGAGATCGAGGAAATCACCAACCCCAAGATCAAGTCCGGCAAGAAGAGCCTGACGCCCGAACAAACTCAGGCCAAGGCGGTGATGCTGAACCTGCTGGACGCCGTACGCGACGAATCCGGCAAGGATGCGGCCGTGCGCCTGGTGTTTGAACCGAAGACCTCGCGCGTGGACCGTGACGAATTCGTCAACACGCTGCTGGCCCAGACCAGCATGGAAAGCAGCTCGTCGATCAACCTGGTGTGCATCGGCACCGACGGCCGTCCGCGCCAGAAGGGCCTGCGCGACATCCTGGTCGAATGGGTGGCGTTCCGCACCAATACCGTCGTGCGCCGCACGCGCTTCCGGCTGGACAAGGTCACCGACCGCATTCATGTGCTGGAAGGCCGCATGCTGGTCTACCTGAACGTCGATGAAGTCATCCAGACCATCCGCGAATCCGACGAGCCGCGCGCCGCGCTGATGGAACGCTTCAAGCTGTCCGAGCGCCAGGCGGAAGACATTCTGGAAATGCGCTTGCGCCAGTTGGCCCGTCTTGAAGGCTTCAAGATCGAGCAGGAACTGGCCGACAAGCGCAAGGATCAGATTTCGCTGCAGGAACTGCTGGACAATCCGACGACGCTCAAGCGCCTGCTGATCAAGGAAATCGAGGCCGACGCCAAGCAGTACGGCGACGACCGCCGCACCCTGATCGAAACGGCCGAACGCGCCGTGCTGGAAACCAAGGTGCTGGACGAACCGGTCACCGTGATCGTCTCGCAAAAGGGCTGGCTGCGCGCCCGCCAGGGCCATGGCCACGACGCTGCGCAATTCACCTTCAAGCAGGGCGATGACCTGTACGGCGCCTTCGAATGCCGCACCACCGACACCCTGATCGCCATGGGCGACAACGGCCGGGTGTATTCGGTGCCTGTCGCCGGGCTGCCGTCCGCGCGCGGCGATGGCCAGCCGGTTACGACCATGATCGATCTGGAATCGGGCACGCGCATCGTGCATACCATCGCGGCATCGCCAGACTCCCGCTGGCTGTTGGCTACGCGCGGCGGCTACGGCTTTGCGGCCAAGCTGTCCGACATGGTCAGCCGCCAACGCGCTGGCAAGCAGTTCATCACACTGGAAGCTGGCGACGAAATGCTGCGCCCGGTGCCGCTGTTCGTGGGCGCCACGCAACTGGCCTTGCTGTCGGCTAAGGGCAAGTTCCTGGTGTTCGGCCTGGATGAATGCAAGTCCTTGTCGGGTGGCGGCCGCGGCACCATCCTGATGGGCCTGGATGCGTCCGACAAGCTGGATCAAACGGTGCCGATCGGCGCACGCGGCCTGCGCGCCACGGGCATTTACCGCAACAAGCTCACCGAGGACATCCTGGCGGGTGACGCCTTGGCGCCCTATGTGGGCAAGCGCGCGCGCAAGGGCCGTCAACTGGATGTGCGACCCAAGCAGCCGGTGCTGTCGCCGGTATTGGGGTAG
- a CDS encoding aspartate aminotransferase family protein, producing the protein MSHTHVLHRSLRQTPPVAVRGQGVWVHDSAGRAYLDGSGGAAVSCLGHNHPDVQAAMHAQIDALAYAHTSFFTTEVAERLAERLVADAPAGISHAYFVSGGSEAVEAALKMARQYFVEIGQAQRRHIVARRQSYHGNTLGALAVGGNAWRRAQFAPLLIDVEHVSPCYAYRDQQAGESAEQYGERLALELEETFERLGPDTVMAFVAEPVVGATSGAVTAVPGYFRRVREICDRHGVLLIADEVMCGMGRTGTLYAVEQEGIVPDLITIAKGLGGGYQPIGAVMAQRRIVDAMQQGSGFFQHGHTYLGHAIACAASLAVQDVIRRDKLLERVREQGAGLRQRLEQTLGAHPHVGDIRGRGLFMGIELVQDRATKQTFDPALTLHARIKREAMAQGLMVYPMGGTIDGRQGDHVLLAPPFIISDDELDQLTQRLAGAIDAAIGQARGAH; encoded by the coding sequence ATGAGCCACACACACGTCCTGCATCGCTCCCTACGCCAGACCCCGCCTGTCGCCGTACGCGGCCAGGGCGTGTGGGTCCACGACAGCGCCGGTCGCGCCTACCTTGACGGCTCAGGCGGCGCGGCGGTGTCCTGCCTGGGACACAACCATCCCGACGTCCAGGCCGCCATGCATGCCCAGATTGACGCGCTGGCCTATGCCCACACCAGCTTCTTCACGACCGAGGTCGCCGAACGCCTGGCCGAGCGCTTGGTGGCCGATGCGCCGGCAGGCATCTCGCACGCATATTTCGTGTCGGGCGGATCCGAAGCGGTCGAGGCCGCCTTGAAGATGGCGCGCCAGTACTTCGTTGAAATCGGCCAAGCACAGCGCCGCCATATCGTGGCGCGCCGCCAGAGCTACCACGGCAACACGCTGGGCGCGCTGGCGGTGGGCGGCAACGCCTGGCGTCGGGCGCAATTCGCGCCTTTGCTGATCGACGTCGAACACGTCTCACCCTGCTATGCCTATCGCGATCAGCAAGCCGGTGAAAGCGCTGAACAGTACGGCGAGCGCCTGGCGCTTGAACTGGAGGAAACCTTTGAAAGGCTCGGCCCGGACACCGTGATGGCCTTCGTGGCCGAACCGGTGGTGGGTGCGACGTCCGGCGCCGTCACGGCGGTTCCGGGTTACTTCCGGCGCGTGCGGGAAATCTGCGACCGCCATGGGGTGCTGCTGATCGCCGACGAAGTGATGTGCGGCATGGGGCGCACCGGCACGCTCTACGCGGTAGAGCAAGAAGGCATCGTGCCCGACCTGATCACCATCGCCAAAGGCCTGGGCGGCGGCTATCAGCCCATTGGCGCCGTCATGGCGCAGCGGCGCATCGTGGACGCCATGCAGCAGGGCAGCGGCTTCTTTCAGCACGGCCACACCTACCTGGGCCACGCCATTGCCTGCGCCGCCTCGCTTGCCGTGCAGGACGTGATACGCCGCGACAAGCTGCTGGAGCGCGTGCGCGAGCAAGGCGCGGGCTTGCGGCAGCGGCTGGAACAAACGCTGGGCGCGCACCCGCATGTGGGCGACATCCGCGGACGCGGGCTGTTCATGGGTATCGAGCTGGTGCAGGACCGGGCCACCAAGCAGACCTTCGACCCGGCCCTGACGCTGCATGCGCGCATCAAGCGCGAAGCCATGGCGCAGGGCCTGATGGTCTACCCGATGGGCGGCACCATTGATGGCCGCCAGGGCGACCACGTACTGCTGGCGCCGCCCTTCATCATTTCCGACGACGAACTTGATCAATTGACGCAACGCCTGGCAGGCGCCATCGACGCCGCCATCGGACAAGCGCGCGGGGCACATTAA